One Methanolobus sp. WCC4 DNA segment encodes these proteins:
- a CDS encoding DHH family phosphoesterase: MNLNIEMQKLKDLAREAADVIEKYEHVRVISHNDADGLTSAGIICQALLRQNIRFHTTIVPRLDSSVVEMIKETTADDDLVLFCDMGSGQSDIISELKQDIVVLDHHVPVGETPAKVLVNPHLVGIDGAMHISGSGVTFFVAMEMEPANVDLAGLAIAGAVGDKQLFSTLNGHILEEAVNADVVSVKKGLKIGDGDIAKVLEYTPEPYLDITGDSEKIKQFLDFLGLEGNIEDLNPDQTKALTSAVALKLAKNASPEAVDAAIGDVYILNNEIVSNVYDLVAILNTCGKTEKYGMGMSICMKDRTHLEEAIDMTISQQISIVENIKKGMDMVKQGKSIGYLIGEDLEGTGLIASTFVRYVNPDMPFVAVNQVDELVKVSARGTRALVEEGLDLSFALREAAALVGGQGGGHNVASGASIPPGTAEEFIAKVDEIVAEQLSKQEKSE; the protein is encoded by the coding sequence ATGAACCTTAACATAGAGATGCAGAAACTCAAAGACCTGGCCAGAGAGGCAGCGGATGTTATTGAGAAATACGAACATGTCCGTGTAATCTCGCATAATGATGCAGATGGCCTGACCTCAGCAGGGATAATCTGCCAGGCACTCCTGAGACAGAACATCCGTTTTCATACGACGATCGTACCACGTCTTGACAGTTCGGTCGTGGAGATGATCAAAGAGACCACTGCAGACGATGACCTTGTACTTTTCTGTGACATGGGCAGCGGTCAGTCAGACATCATTTCAGAACTCAAGCAGGATATAGTCGTGCTCGACCACCATGTTCCGGTTGGTGAGACACCTGCAAAGGTCCTTGTGAACCCGCACCTTGTAGGAATCGATGGTGCAATGCATATATCCGGGTCGGGAGTGACTTTTTTTGTGGCAATGGAAATGGAACCTGCAAATGTGGACCTTGCTGGACTTGCCATTGCAGGTGCAGTTGGTGATAAACAGCTTTTCAGCACCCTGAACGGTCACATTCTGGAAGAAGCTGTTAATGCAGATGTCGTTTCAGTTAAGAAAGGACTGAAGATCGGTGATGGTGACATCGCTAAAGTGCTCGAATACACGCCTGAACCCTATCTTGATATAACCGGGGACAGCGAGAAGATAAAGCAATTCCTGGATTTCCTCGGGCTTGAAGGAAATATCGAGGACCTTAACCCGGACCAGACAAAGGCCCTTACTTCGGCTGTTGCACTCAAACTTGCAAAGAATGCCAGTCCTGAAGCCGTTGATGCGGCAATTGGCGATGTATACATCCTGAACAACGAGATAGTATCCAACGTTTACGACCTTGTAGCTATTCTGAACACCTGTGGCAAGACCGAGAAATATGGCATGGGAATGTCCATCTGCATGAAGGACAGGACACACCTAGAGGAAGCAATTGATATGACCATTTCCCAGCAGATATCCATTGTCGAGAATATCAAAAAAGGAATGGATATGGTAAAACAGGGAAAGAGTATCGGTTACCTGATAGGCGAGGACCTGGAAGGCACAGGTCTGATAGCCAGCACCTTTGTCAGGTACGTTAACCCGGATATGCCATTCGTTGCAGTCAATCAGGTAGATGAACTTGTAAAGGTCTCTGCAAGAGGCACCCGTGCACTTGTAGAAGAAGGACTTGACCTCTCTTTTGCCCTTCGTGAGGCAGCAGCATTGGTTGGAGGACAGGGCGGAGGCCACAATGTAGCATCAGGTGCATCGATCCCACCGGGAACCGCCGAAGAGTTCATTGCAAAGGTCGATGAGATAGTTGCAGAACAACTCTCAAAACAGGAGAAGAGTGAATGA
- a CDS encoding KEOPS complex subunit Pcc1 codes for MKIETTIEFKDEGAMKVAKRIANSLAPDNLTNMHTVVCEDSMCIHISTEKITSLIATVDDLLMNAKLAEEIAEDLEE; via the coding sequence ATGAAAATTGAGACCACCATCGAGTTCAAAGATGAAGGTGCCATGAAGGTGGCTAAGAGGATTGCAAACTCACTGGCCCCCGATAATCTTACAAATATGCATACTGTGGTCTGCGAGGATAGTATGTGCATTCATATCTCAACTGAGAAGATAACGTCGCTCATCGCCACGGTGGACGACCTTCTGATGAATGCAAAACTGGCAGAAGAGATAGCTGAAGATTTGGAAGAGTAA